The window TTCGACAATCCTGAGGTAAGTATGAAAACCTCCTGGTTCCCCCCACCCAACCATTTTGATGTAGAAACGCCCGTATCTTCTGCATTTTTAAGGTGAAACATTTGAGATTTGGGTTTGCCCTCAGTAAAATGTCAGAGTTTTCAGCCCTTTTCAGATACAAACATCCCGATTATTTTAACCAAACCGTAAGAAAGTAAGTAAACCATAATTTAAGCTCttattatttccttatatatatatatatatatatatatatatatatatatatatatatatatatatatatatatatatatatatatatatacatacatacatacagggtgtttcgaaattaaagGGCCCCCTCttcagcataaactaaaattgatatggacaaaaacaaaagtcattcagaacaggtatttattcaagtttctctctgagtatttattttgtgtggcctccatctgcctgtaccacagtctgcattcttaaggggtatgatttcagcaaatcacaaaaaagctgagactcaaactccatttccttgagcacttcagtcacctctcttcacaggtcgtcgaggcttggtataccatcgtagttcactgtgcgcacttcaacacaatcctttaagatactaccaatgttttcacacacataaggtcagggaagctacctagaaattcacttgacgagaagaaatcgatactacTATTTCGAAGCAGCTCgtatctgaagagccttgaaacatggtgtcttatcatgcaaaaatgtgacttcaacagataacacattttcaggatctttgaggaaaggaaatactccgccagtaagcacagtttctctgaagtatttgccattccatgactgtcctttttctttgatgatccacattaaccatttggctgtgaaacagagaaaaattcccaaacattcaggaaatttcacaacttggcgatagcccacgtcatcgctgatatcatccaactttgcagcctaaatgatgtcatttttatgatttggcttccttactgtgtaaatgaagaattcatctgatgcagcaacatggagaaagtcagcttcatcacagtctttaagaaatgaaccacaaaaccatgcacaatcttctctctgttgttgagtgatgttgggcttgctgataacatgaaatgacttgataccagattttttcaactcactatattcagcactataacttctcttctttcccctttttgtttctagctcaagcgccaatttacgtaaaaactttcttggtctacccactgcctcagctatgatgtcttttgactcctgagaaaggacttcaggccttccaagattctcactcttttcacgatgacagtcatatggatttttgttccagtttctttcaacaaggattcgtctcttttaatgtatttagctatccaggaacgtgaattgaaggatgcaccagcatccctggcctctctgaaggttatagcccagattcggtcaatccatctgatttcctccgagtcgttagccatggctgcatctaactccgtcacttagtctgaaaatacaagaaatgtaaaatgaaaaatagcttaatagaaacttaaaataatgtactagGAAATAGGCTATaggagaaaacttcataactttccatttgttctgtggaggggcggcctctaatttcagaaacacccagtatatatatatatatatatatatatatatatatatatatatatatatatatatatatatatatatatatgtgtgtgtgtgtgtgtgtgtgtgtgtgtgtgtgtgtgtgtgtgtgtgtgtgtgtgtgtgtgtgcgtgcgtgtgtgtacgtgaaTAAGACCAAGAAAATTATCTCATGACTCCGTACATCTGATGTACGGAGTCATAATATAATTTTcgtggcctttatatatatatatatatatatatatatatatatatatatatatatatatatatatatatttatattaggaaCTAAAGAGCACCatataaaagacttttttttctgaattaaaacTGTCCCAGTTTACCGTAgcgaacaaaaataaattcgcTTAGGTCTTAGGCAGTTCTCCAGAGATCTTGTCTGTTAAATCATGTttaatttaagaaacaaaataaaaataggtgaCGTTAATCCAGGCGTAGTCCCGAACtcattattcttcattggccgagtTAAGTAGCTACGTCACTGATAACGTTTAAAATTGATTTGATATTGCATTGTGTAAACTCGTCCAAAGTAACAATCTGATTGTTCCATCTTGAATTAATGTGATATTGCGATAAATTAAGCTGGTCTGAAGTGGTGATCTCACTGTTAAATCACCAACGTCTATTGCCAGTTACGAAAGCGGTCTACATTCAGATCAGATTTTGAAACCAAGTGACGGCGATgacaaacaaacacttttgccTCATTCCCAGTTCTACGTCCTTCTTCTTTCTCAGCATCTTTTCCCCCTTCTATGCGGGGTCGaagtttctgacagctttcctctgcttagctcggtcaaacacatcgtcctctgacaataattgtttgtctctcagatcttctttaactacatccatccatttttttgcttcttcggtctctctctctctctctctctctctctctctctctctctctctctctctctctctctctctctctctctctttctcaccaggcatctccatctgcatcactctcctccccacatatgtctcatcccttctcatcacagcCATACatctgcagtcttctttcctgggccttctttgatgttCTCCGACTTTAGTagtttctcttattctttcattcttgatcctaTCCATTTGCGTCACCCCACACATCCACCTAAGCATTTTCAtttctaccgcatccaatttctacGTTAAGCTGGGTAAAAGGCGGacgcatattttttttctgaagaaatacCAATTCATGCAGACGCTCACAGTATAAATGGCCGTTCTGTTGTTTACTGAATGTTGTGACGAAGGATCTGttcagaatttaaatgaaatgggACGCTTGAGTCTAATGCGAGCACAAACGCAAAGTTTAGGGAATACTCAATTAGTTTGATTCCTTACCAAATATTCATGTCGATTCTTAGAAGGAATGTTAGGAATTAAGCACACCTGTAATTAACTAATTTGGCGATGCTTTAGAAACTTAGAAGAAAATGGCAATTTTAATCCACATCGCCATGATCTTCTGCTGGGAGGAATACTCTTTCGTGTTTAAGAGATATAGCCTACCACAGTAGACTGTCTGATACGTTTACTTCCTAATGCCCAATTGCATCAAATGTGCCAATAACATAACAGGCTCCTCTTTTACCAAGTGCCCCAATATGACCTCACGTTTTCTTGAACTGCACTAGGAACCTATGCCTTTCCCTTGCTTACATAAATAGGCCTATGAATTAGGCCTACCGTTTCTTGAGTTTGTCAATGAACATTGAAGACTTTTATGCACACTCTATCATAAGAAAAATCCCAAGCAAAAAAACAGACTTGCCTTTTTTGTTCACCTGCAGGAACTCCACCGAAATAAACGAACCTGCAGTCGTCGTGAGCATCACACACCTGAATTCTACTTCCGGAGCAAGAAGAGCAAACCTCCTGCAATACATTGTCCTCGGTGACGTGAGGTTCACCTGCCACGCTCTTGTTCTGGTGCTTGGGAGCACCTCTTCGTCCTCGGGTTTGCTTGGGTGAGATGCATATCGAAGTTACAGTTGTGCTTGTGTTTGCTAATGCTGTGGATGTTTTCTATACTGgaaacgaattattattattattattattattattattattattattattattattattattattattattattattattattattattcagaagatgaaccctattcatgtggaacatcCCActgggaccactgacttgaaactcaagcttccagggaatatggtgttcatttgaaagaagtagcagaaggtaataggaaatacaggaagaagagatcagttgtttgATACAAAGGTCAGCTGCGTGCACTCTCTCTAGGCTTGCTACAGTCTGTGGCGGTCACTAGGCACACACGAGAGATTATACCTATTGGCCCTGTAATTATAATCTCtaatttttgtcaaaggaattGTCAAACACTGTAGATCGCAGGTCAaatggccctggaagatggaattGTCTGTTACCACATAAAACTAAAGGTCACTGATGCATTTTCGATCTGTAACGAACAAAATCCCCACCAATGATTGGACTATGGATTCTCTGAGGCTCATTTGGCAAAGGATCTTAGTGAGAAAACCTTTTAGCTTCGCAGTACGACACTGATGACAAACATTTGCAGTTGGATATTGTTTAAACTGACAAATCCACGAGAGATACCTATAGAAAATTAGGAATCCTCACGAGACAACTGATCTTTAGTCGTTGTTGAagaattcacttttccttttgtcCCCTACCAGCCAGACGATACAGATTGACACGGTATGACTTAGAGACTTCTCCTTCTCAGATTAATCCGGAGTCGGGGGATGATGTTTTTAATAAGCCCCTTCCAGGTTCTTCAAGATAATAAATAAAGCCGTTGTCACACTTGACCTACTATAGGGTTGCTGGGCATTTCTATACAGAAACCAAAAATTAAAGGCAGGACATTTCAAGGAGTGCATGCATTTTTGGTTCtaactttgtttctttatattatgGGCATTCAACAATCAGGTCATAAcggcttttttttgtatatttcttttattagtgAGCTATAGAAAGCTATTAGTAAAAGTTTACTGTGGTAAAGAAATGGAGCCCTGTCGATTACTTTCAAAAGTTTCCTTTTGTGCACTCTCCTCTCcatctaaattttaaaatgttcatgtgGATTTTCTCCCTACCTTatactggaacatacatacatatacatatatatatatatatatatatatatatatatatatatatatatatatatatatatatatatatatatatatatatatatgcacaaataacCCATGAATGGCAATTTcctttaccttaggaataacttgtATCCAAAGGAAATTATGTGTGACAATTGCACCTACCTtggccaagattcgaacctatgccatTTTGGTTGGTAATGATCAACAGTGAGTTTACCCACTCGGCTGTCAAGGAATATTGGATGATAATGGAGCAATTGTAGTTTGAAAGTTGAAGGTTGGAAAATGTCACGggtaaaattaatgacaaacaGCAGTGCACAGGGTCttttcaatttcatatatatatatatatatatatatatatatatatatatatatatatatatatatatatatatatatatatatatatatatatatatatatatatatatatatggtaagatCACACTCAGATACATGTTACAAAAcatagtgtattaaaaatatgCATACGTACAAAGCTTATTGCTCTCGTCAATTTTTAGTGAACAAATCCACAGCAGTTGGATGGGGGCTATAAGCtttgtgcaaatatatttatataaatgtataatatatacacattaatatataaacatagtatatatatatatatatatatatatatatatatatatatatatatatatatatatatatatatatatatatatatatatatatatatatatatatatatatatatatatatatatatatatatatgtatacatacatacacagatacatacatacatacacacacctaaaGTCCTCAATTCTCAGGGACTTCTTAGAAGAAGCTGGTCTACATTTCCGGCCACACATCCACATCATAGGCGTCGGGAGGGAAAAGCAAGCAGCTAAATTCCTTCTGCACAAGAGCCTGAGGAACACAATCCACGCCATCTTCCTCGCCTCAGCTCTGGGCCACAACGGCTCCAAGGAGGAGGATTCCTGCGAaggtgaagttgaaaaataaaaaaggagaatcaGGTGGGGACTGAAGAGAATCAGGTGGGAATTGAGATGAATCAGGTGGGAACTGAGAAGAATCAGGTGGGAACTGAAGAGAATCAGGTAGGAACTGAGGTGACTCAGGTGGGAACTGAAGAGAATCAGGTGGGAACTGAGGTGAATCAGGTGGGAGCTGAAGAGAATCAGGTGGGAACTGAGGTGAATCAGGTGGGAGCTGAAGAGAATCTGGTGGGAACTAAGGTGAATCAGGTGGGAACTGAGGAGAATCAGGTGGGAACAGAAGGGAATCAGGTGGGAACTGAAGGGAATCAGGTGGGAACTGAAGAGAATCAGTTGGGAACTGAAAAGGATGAAATAAGAACTGAAGAGATCAGTTGGGAACTGAAAAGGATCGGGTGAGAACTGGAGAGAATCAGTTGGGAACTGAAGAAAATCGGGTGGGAACTGAAGAGAATCAGGTGGGAACTGAGGAGAATCAGGTGGCAACTGAAGAGAATCAGATGGGAACTAAGGAGAATCAGGTGGGAGCTGAAGAGAACCAAGTGGGAGCTGAAGAAAATCAGTTGGGAACTGAAAAGGATGGGATAAGAACTGAAGAAAACCAGTTGGGAACTGCAAAGGATCGGAAGAGGACTGGAGAGAATCAATTGGGAACTGAAGAAAATCAGGTGGGAACTGAAGAGAATCAGGTGGGAACTGAAGAAAATCAGGTGGGAACTGAGGAGAATCAGGTGGGAACTGAAGAGAATCAGATGGGAACTGAGGTGAACCAGGTGGGAGCTGACGAGAATGAGGTGGGAACTAAAGTGAATCAGGTGAGAACTGAGGAGAATCGGGTGGGAACAGAAGTGAACCAGGTGGAAACTGAGGAGAATCAGATGTGAACTAAAGGGAATCAGGTGGGAACTGAGGTGAATCAGGTGGGAGCTGAAGAGAATTAGGTAGAAACTGAAGTGAATCAGGTGAGAACTGAGGAGAA of the Macrobrachium rosenbergii isolate ZJJX-2024 chromosome 49, ASM4041242v1, whole genome shotgun sequence genome contains:
- the LOC136832324 gene encoding golgin subfamily A member 6-like protein 7, coding for MGTKENQVGAEENQVGAEENQLGTEKDGIRTEENQLGTAKDRKRTGENQLGTEENQVGTEENQVGTEENQVGTEENQVGTEENQMGTEVNQVGADENEVGTKVNQVRTEENRVGTEVNQVETEENQM